The sequence below is a genomic window from Fibrobacter sp..
AGGTTGCCGCGAAGGCTGTGGTGGATGATTCCGCCGACGCTCCGGGCCAGATTCCCTTCGGTCCGTTTCTGGCCATTGCCGCTCCTGTGATTTACCTGTGGGGCGACACGCTGCTGCGCCTATACGTGCAGTTTGTAATTGGTGAATAGGTATATGTCATCCTGAGCGGAGAAGGATCCAGTAAAAAAGCGGCCCGAGGGTCGCCTTTTTCGTTTAGAGAGAGAAGAATTTTACTTGCTGAGCATCTGATGTGCCACCAGCCAGGCTTTTAGGCGGTTCCAGTTGGTGTCCTTGCTCTTCTTGATGTCGCTAGTTATTCTGAAGGCGACGAAATCCTGTAATTCCACTACACCTGCAGTAACGAAATTTTCCCTGCCATTGGAAACGTAAGCTTCGTGGTACTGGTAAAGCTTTAGGTCAGTGTCGCGAATGATTTCTTCGTCTACAGCCAGGGTCAGGTGATTTCCCACCAGGGCGATGGCGAACTGGTGCTGGTCTCCGTCCAGAAGGGTGGTCGTCTCGGAGAATGCCAGGTTTTCGTAGGTGGTGTCTTCTTTTGCCTTTCGGGAGTAAATCCTGGTGCAGACATCCTTTGATCCGGCTTCGCACTGACGAACGTCAAAGCCATGCAGTTCTCCGTTCCAGTCTTCTTCAAGGGTGCTGAACAGAACCGCAGCGGTATCGGACTTGCTTCCGTCAAAGGAAAACTTGAAGCTGTAGCCGATGTTTCTTTGCTGCAGGAAGCCGTAGCCCTTTTCGATGGTGGTGTTCTGCAGGGATTTTTCTGCCAGCAGGATGTTGCTGCTGATTCCCGTAGGTGTACCATCAATTAAACTGTAAGATGCCTTATCGGATCCATCGGGGAAGTTTATTTCCGCCCAATAGCTGAAGCCATCGCCCTTTCCGTTGGCGGCTGTAAGTCTGGAAATGTTGTTGGAGTTTACCAACAATGTATTTGCAGAGATGTTCTTGCCGGAAACGGGAACAATCAAATGTTCCAGAGATTTTTCGCTCAGGGAATCCAGCAGAATGCCAGCATCATCGGGAAGAGTGAATGCAAGAGTGTCTGCTGTTGTGCCGGAGATGACGGAATTGTCTAGAGTCTTGCATGTGATTTCTGCAGAACCAGTGAGGCTTGCTTCGTATTTACAGAGGTTCTGGTAGGCGCCTTCGGGAATTCCTTCCATCAGGAAGGATCCTTGGGCAGAATCCTGCGAGGTAATGGTGTGGCAGGCTTCTGTGTAATCTAGACAGACCTTATTTCCCACGCTGAAAAAATCATTGTCGAAATGAATCTTCTCGCTGGAAGTCTTATGAAGTTCCTGTTCAGAAATCTTACGGTATGTATTCTTGTCTTCGGTGACCTTTTCTGCACTTCTCAGGTCTAGCGAAGTGTAGCTAGCTAAAGCCTTATCTTCGGATTCGATGTGCAAGGTGTAACTGTAGTAAACTACTGGCAAACCCTTTTCATCCAGTTCAAAGTCCAGCTTGTCAGGAATGACTCCTGTATAGGTGGCCTTGTAAACAACGTCCTTGAAGGAGTAGTTGCCGCTAGCATCCGTAGAAGTTTCCTTCAGGGTGACGGAGTTGCCGGAATACTCGGATTCCACCCTCTTTAGGGACACTCGGACGTTCTTGATGGCGTTCCCGTTTTCGTCAACCGCGGATCCCTTTACGTTAATGATGGTGTAGTCGCGGTCGTAAGTGATGCAGGCGATTTCATTGGAATTGCCAAATTCATCAAGTCCGTTGCCAAAGGCTGTTTGCTTCTTTAGATTGTTGGGAATGCTGGTGGAGCAACCGTTTACATTGACGACCTTGTCGCCGTCCTCGTTGATGGAGGCTTGCTGGCCCGATTCCGTTTCGGTGAAAACCCCGGCGGTATTTGGATTGTTGTCGGAACAACCCACGATGCCCGCGAGACTCAAACCCGCAGCGCTTAAACCCGCAACGAAACTACAAATGTCTCGTAATTTGTAATTCATGATTCGTAATTTCATTATTTACCCCCGTTGTTCTCAAGATTTGAGAACATATGCAAATTCAGCTGATAGACTCCGTCGGCCTTTTCCTTGTCCTGGGAAATGATCCGGCGGGCCTTTGCCTTGAATTCCTGCACCGCCTCCTCCAATTCCTTATAGGCGTTGCTGGATATACTGAAAGTCAAGGTGCTCATGATTGTCGGTGCCTTGGGCGGAGTCATTAGCGCCTGCTTTGAAAGTTCAAAGCACTGCAGTTGATACTGCTTGATCAGTTCCGCATTGTTGTAGGGCCCGCTGGAAATGGATTCCTGGGTTGGCTTCCAGAAGCCTTCCTCGTTCTTGCGGGCAAGCCCCAGACGCTGCAGAAGGTCCAGGCTTTCTTTCAACTTGCCCAAGGTGACCTTCGGGAAAATCCTCTTTTGTA
It includes:
- a CDS encoding carboxypeptidase-like regulatory domain-containing protein; the protein is MNYKLRDICSFVAGLSAAGLSLAGIVGCSDNNPNTAGVFTETESGQQASINEDGDKVVNVNGCSTSIPNNLKKQTAFGNGLDEFGNSNEIACITYDRDYTIINVKGSAVDENGNAIKNVRVSLKRVESEYSGNSVTLKETSTDASGNYSFKDVVYKATYTGVIPDKLDFELDEKGLPVVYYSYTLHIESEDKALASYTSLDLRSAEKVTEDKNTYRKISEQELHKTSSEKIHFDNDFFSVGNKVCLDYTEACHTITSQDSAQGSFLMEGIPEGAYQNLCKYEASLTGSAEITCKTLDNSVISGTTADTLAFTLPDDAGILLDSLSEKSLEHLIVPVSGKNISANTLLVNSNNISRLTAANGKGDGFSYWAEINFPDGSDKASYSLIDGTPTGISSNILLAEKSLQNTTIEKGYGFLQQRNIGYSFKFSFDGSKSDTAAVLFSTLEEDWNGELHGFDVRQCEAGSKDVCTRIYSRKAKEDTTYENLAFSETTTLLDGDQHQFAIALVGNHLTLAVDEEIIRDTDLKLYQYHEAYVSNGRENFVTAGVVELQDFVAFRITSDIKKSKDTNWNRLKAWLVAHQMLSK